A region of Anticarsia gemmatalis isolate Benzon Research Colony breed Stoneville strain chromosome 18, ilAntGemm2 primary, whole genome shotgun sequence DNA encodes the following proteins:
- the zye gene encoding zye isoform X5: MRIAALIALVQLSLATAVSDDSIQTLTAVELNRELAGDHGLSPFYESTEDTGVNFIRGSRAADSPLSPDINVQCAGDFIDVTVEFADIYDGIIYSKGYLNDPKCKYVSLGGSQSRYSFRVPLNGCGSRPLCNACGTIDNVLVFQADDFVQGSLDFARKVSCVRTSIEVSAGAVATKEQHTLKLKPFMVDMLDVVAVEGPAGGVECWMDIQKGVFPNTTPLKDSIKIGEYLTILVYLKDVRKQFNLKIHDCWAYDNDEYDSPQTNKIQLTDKEGCPKKRKLIDIWQKTTNTGKSGATLIAYSKVSAFRFPDNDQVYLTCNVELCTNNCDSSCDGVKQEITTTFRPSQKCYPGSRDPECLSTPQIKCYPGSTDPRCRITPPNITPPGPISCYPGSPDPRCPTPSTPNPPTYLPPSTSGPPCYPGTTDPRCPKPTTPETPQCFPGSTDARCQKPTTPDSPDCYPGNTDPRCPRPTTPTPLKCFPGSTDPRCPKLTTPDLPRCYPGNIDPRCPRPTTPASPQCYPGSTDPRCPKPTTPTPSKPVCYPGSPDPNCPQPNRPTTQSPPTYLPPTTPGAICYPGSTDSRCPKPTTLETPRCFPGSTDPRCPKPTTPAAPDCYPGNTDPRCPKPTTPEPPRCYPGSTDPRCPKPTTTEEPRCFPGSTDPRCPNPTTPAPPRCFPGSTDPRCPKPTTPKPTKPVCYPGSPDPNCPQPPRPTTLTPPTYLPPVTIEPKCYPGSTDSRCPKPTTPEPPRCFPGSTDPRCPKPTTPAPPNCYPGSTDPRCPKPTTPAPPRCFPGSTDPRCPKPTTPEPPRCFPGSTDPRCPKPTTPAPPNCYPGSTDPRCPKPTTPAPPRCFPGSTDPRCPKPTTPEPPRCFPGSTDPRCPKPTTPAPPNCYPGSTDPRCPKPTTPAPPRCFPGSTDPRCPKPTTPEPPRCFPGSTDPRCPKPTTPAPPNCYPGSTDPRCPKPTTPAPPRCFPGSTDPRCPKPTTPKPTRPVCYPGSPDPNCPQPPRPTTLTPPTYLPPVTSQPKCYPGSTDPRCPKPTTPEPPRCFPGSTDPRCPKPTTPAPPNCYPGSTDPRCPKPTTPAPPRCFPGSTDPRCPKPTTPEPPRCFPGSTDPRCPKPTTPAPPNCYPGSTDPRCPKPTTPAPPRCFPGSTDPRCPKPTTPEPPRCFPGSTDPRCPKPTTPAPPNCYPGSTDPRCPKPTTPAPPRCFPGSTDPRCPKPTTPKPTRPVCYPGSPDPNCPQPPRPTTLTPPTYLPPVTSQPKCYPGSTDSRCPKPTTPEPPRCFPGSTDPRCPKPTTPAPPNCYPGSTDPRCPKPTTPAPPRCFPGSTDPRCPKPTTPEPPRCFPGSTDPRCPKPTTPAPPNCYPGSTDPRCPKPTTPAPPRCFPGSTDPRCPKPTTPEPPRCFPGSTDPRCPKPTTPAPPNCYPGSTDPRCPKPTTPAPPRCFPGSTDPRCPKPTTPKPTRPVCYPGSPDPNCPQPPRPTTLTPPTYLPPVTSQPKCYPGSTDSRCPKPTTPEPPRCFPGSTDPRCPKPTTPAPPNCYPGSTDPRCPKPTTPAPPRCFPGSTDPRCPKPTTPEPPRCFPGSTDPRCPKPTTPAPPNCYPGSTDPRCPKPTTPAPPRCFPGSTDPRCPKPTTPEPPRCFPGSTDPRCPKPTTPAPPNCYPGSTDPRCPKPTTPAPPRCFPGSTDPRCPKPTTPKPTRPVCYPGSPDPNCPQPPRPTTLTPPTYLPPVTSQPKCYPGSTDSRCPKPTTPEPPRCFPGSTDPRCPKPTTPEPPRCFPGSTDPRCPKPTTPEPPRCYPGSTDPRCPKPTTPEPPRCYPGSTDPRCPKPTTPEPPRCYPGSTDPRCPKPTTPEPPRCYPGSTDPRCPKPTTPEPPRCYPGSTDPRCPKPTTPEPPRCYPGSTDSRCPKPTSPKPTKPVCYPGSPDPNCPQPPRPTTLTPPTYLPPVTSQPKCYPGSTDSRCPKPTTPEPPRCFPGSTDPRCPKPTTPEPPRCYPGSTDPRCPKPTTPEPPRCYPGSTDPRCPKPTTPEPPRCYPGSTDSRCPKPTTPEPPRCYPGSTDPRCPKPTTPEPPRCYPGSTDPRCPKPTTPEPPRCYPGSTDPRCPKPTTPEPPRCYPGSTDPRCPKPTKPEPPRCYPGSTDPRCPKPTTPEPPRCYPGSTDPRCPKPTTPEPPRCYPGSTDPRCPKPTTPEPPRCYPGSTDPRCPKPTSPKPTKPVCYPGSPDPNCPQPPRPTTLTPPTYLPPVTSQPKCYPGSTDSRCPKPTTPEPPRCYPGSTDPRCPKPTTPEPPRCYPGSTDPRCPKPTTPEPPRCYPGSTDPRCPKPTTPEPPRCYPGSTDPRCPKPTTPEPPRCYPGSTDPRCPKPTTPEPPRCYPGSTDPRCPKPTTPEPPRCYPGSTDPRCPKPTTPEPPRCYPGSTDPRCPKPTTPEPPRCYPGSTDPRCPKPTTPEPPRCYPGSTDPRCPKPTTPEPPRCYPGSTDPRCPKPTTPEPPRCYPGSTDPRCPKPTTPEPPRCYPGSTDPRCPKPTTPEPPRCYPGSTDPRCPKPTTPEPPRCYPGSTDPRCPKPTTPEPPRCYPGSTDPRCPKPTSPKPTKPVCYPGSPDPNCPQPPRPTTLTPPTYLPPVTSQPKCYPGSTDSRCPKPTTPEPPRCYPGSTDPRCPKPTTPEPPRCYPGSTDPRCPKPTTPEPPRCYPGSTDPRCPKPTTPEPPRCYPGSTDPRCPKPTTPEPPRCYPGSTDPRCPKPTTPEPPRCYPGSTDPRCPKPTTPEPPRCYPGSTDPRCPKPPTPSSCYPGSKDPKCPQPFAPSSTNPPSTYLPPFPEENEVKSSRFTRLVSKDFDDEKVYDDTQSEIDSFEFTRTQPRSRKVRDISSIYETVEYATNGAATIYIAMGSSVFMILSVTLAIYLYNKNKKSKIINTQSPC; this comes from the exons CTGTCGCTCGCTACAGCTGTTTCAGATGACTCAATCCAAACCCTAACCGCGGTTGAACTGAACCGTGAGTTAGCCGGCGACCATGGGCTCTCACCGTTCTATGAGAGCACCGAAGATACTGGGGTCAACTTCATAAGGGGTTCAAGGGCTGCTGACTCGCCCTTGTCCCCTGACATAAACGTGCAATGCGCTGGTGACTTTATCGATGTCACCGTGGAATTTGCCGACATTTACGATGGTATCATTTACAGTAAGGGATATCTAAATGATCCAAAGTGCAA ATATGTATCTTTGGGTGGAAGCCAATCGCGGTACTCGTTCCGAGTACCCCTGAATGGCTGTGGTTCTCGACCCCTTTGCAATGCATGTGGTACTATCGACAATGTCCTCGTTTTCCAAGCTGATGACTTCGTGCAAGGATCATTGGACTTTGCTCGTAAG GTGTCATGCGTACGCACGTCTATAGAAGTATCAGCTGGTGCCGTCGCAACGAAGGAACAGCACACGCttaaattaaaaccatttatGGTTGATATGCTCGACGTCGTAGCTGTTGAAGGCCCTGCCGGAGGAGTAGAATGTTGGATGGATATTCAAAAGGGAGTTTTTCCTAAT ACAACCCCACTTAAGGACTCGATCAAGATTGGCGAATATCTGACAATATTAGTATACCTAAAAGATGTAAGAAAACAGTTCAACCTTAAAATTCACGATTGTTGGGCTTATGACAACGACGAATATGATAGTccgcaaacaaacaaaattcagCTCACCGACAAGGAAGGTTGTCCCAA GAAAAGAAAGCTTATCGACATTTGGCAAAAAACGACCAACACCGGCAAGAGCGGCGCGACTCTGATTGCTTACAGTAAAGTTAGCGCATTCCGCTTCCCAGATAATGATCAAGTCTATCTAACGTGTAATGTTGAG CTTTGCACGAACAACTGCGATTCAAGCTGTGATGGAGTAAAACAAGAAATAACTACTACATTTAGACCTTCGCAAAAATGCTACCCAGGCTCACGAGATCCTGAATGTCTGTCTACTCCACAAATTAAATGCTATCCTGGTTCTACCGACCCCCGGTGCAGAATCACACCACCTAACATAACACCTCCAGGCCCAATTAGCTGTTATCCCGGTAGTCCAGACCCACGTTGCCCTACACCATCAACACCCAATCCTCCTACGTATTTACCTCCATCAACATCTGGTCCGCCATGCTATCCTGGCACAACAGATCCGCGATGCCCCAAACCAACCACTCCTGAAACACCTCAGTGTTTCCCCGGTAGTACTGATGCAAGGTGCCAAAAACCAACAACACCAGATTCTCCCGACTGTTACCCAGGTAACACCGATCCCAGATGTCCAAGGCCAACGACACCTACACCATTAAAGTGTTTCCCAGGCAGCACGGACCCGCGTTGCCCAAAGCTCACGACACCTGATCTGCCTCGCTGTTACCCAGGCAATATTGATCCGAGATGTCCAAGACCAACGACTCCAGCATCGCCACAGTGCTACCCTGGTAGCACAGATCCCCGGTGTCCCAAACCAACAACACCAACACCTTCGAAGCCTGTTTGCTATCCCGGATCACCAGATCCTAATTGCCCACAGCCAAACCGGCCAACAACACAAAGTCCTCCTACTTACTTACCTCCAACGACACCTGGAGCAATTTGCTATCCTGGATCAACTGATTCACGATGCCCCAAGCCTACTACGCTCGAAACACCTCGCTGCTTCCCGGGCAGTACAGACCCTAGATGTCCCAAGCCAACTACACCCGCTGCCCCCGATTGTTATCCGGGTAATACAGATCCCAGATGTCCAAAACCTACAACACCCGAACCACCTCGGTGTTACCCAGGTAGTACTGATCCACGATGCCCCAAACCAACTACAACTGAAGAACCTCGCTGCTTCCCCGGTAGTACCGACCCCAGGTGTCCAAATCCTACAACACCTGCCCCACCACGATGTTTCCCAGGTAGCACCGATCCTCGCTGCCCTAAGCCAACAACGCCAAAGCCTACTAAGCCAGTCTGCTATCCTGGTTCTCCAGATCCTAATTGCCCGCAGCCACCACGTCCGACCACACTTACCCCGCCTACCTATTTGCCTCCTGTAACTATCGAGCCTAAGTGTTATCCCGGCTCTACAGATTCTCGTTGCCCCAAACCGACGACACCTGAACCACCTCGCTGCTTCCCAGGCAGTACGGACCCCAGATGTCCTAAGCCCACAACGCCCGCTCCACCTAATTGTTATCCTGGCAGCACAGATCCAAGATGTCCTAAACCAACCACACCTGCCCCGCCAAGGTGTTTCCCAGGAAGCACGGATCCGCGATGCCCCAAGCCTACTACGCCTGAACCACCTCGCTGCTTCCCGGGCAGTACGGACCCCAGATGTCCTAAGCCCACTACACCCGCTCCACCTAATTGTTATCCTGGCAGCACAGATCCAAGATGCCCAAAACCAACAACCCCTGCTCCACCAAGGTGTTTCCCAGGTAGCACGGATCCGCGATGCCCCAAGCCTACTACGCCTGAACCACCTCGCTGCTTCCCGGGCAGTACGGACCCCAGATGTCCTAAGCCCACTACACCCGCTCCACCTAATTGTTATCCTGGCAGCACAGATCCAAGATGCCCAAAACCAACAACCCCTGCCCCACCAAGGTGTTTCCCAGGTAGCACGGATCCGCGATGCCCCAAGCCTACTACACCTGAACCACCTCGCTGCTTCCCGGGCAGTACGGACCCCAGATGTCCTAAGCCCACTACGCCCGCTCCCCCCAATTGTTATCCTGGCAGCACAGATCCAAGATGCCCAAAACCAACAACCCCTGCCCCACCAAGGTGTTTCCCAGGCAGCACTGATCCGCGATGCCCCAAGCCTACTACGCCAAAGCCTACTAGACCAGTCTGCTATCCTGGTTCTCCAGATCCTAATTGTCCGCAGCCACCACGTCCGACCACACTTACCCCGCCTACCTATTTGCCTCCTGTTACTTCGCAGCCTAAGTGTTATCCCGGCTCAACAGATCCGCGATGCCCCAAGCCTACTACACCTGAACCACCTCGCTGCTTCCCGGGCAGTACGGACCCCAGATGTCCTAAGCCCACTACACCCGCTCCACCTAATTGTTATCCTGGCAGCACAGATCCAAGATGCCCAAAACCAACAACCCCTGCCCCACCAAGGTGTTTCCCAGGCAGCACGGATCCGCGATGCCCCAAGCCTACTACGCCTGAACCACCTCGCTGCTTCCCGGGCAGTACGGACCCCAGATGTCCTAAGCCCACTACACCCGCTCCACCTAATTGTTATCCTGGCAGTACAGATCCAAGATGCCCAAAACCAACAACCCCTGCCCCACCAAGGTGTTTCCCAGGCAGCACGGATCCGCGATGCCCCAAGCCTACTACGCCTGAACCACCTCGCTGCTTCCCGGGCAGTACGGACCCCAGATGTCCTAAGCCCACTACACCCGCTCCACCTAATTGTTATCCTGGCAGTACAGATCCAAGATGCCCAAAACCAACAACCCCTGCCCCACCAAGGTGTTTCCCAGGTAGCACGGATCCGCGATGCCCCAAGCCTACTACACCAAAGCCTACTAGGCCAGTCTGCTATCCTGGTTCTCCAGATCCTAATTGCCCGCAGCCACCACGTCCGACCACACTTACCCCGCCTACCTATTTGCCTCCTGTTACTTCGCAGCCTAAGTGTTATCCCGGCTCAACAGATTCTCGTTGCCCCAAGCCTACTACACCTGAACCACCTCGCTGCTTCCCGG GCAGTACGGACCCCAGATGTCCTAAGCCCACTACACCCGCTCCACCTAATTGTTATCCTGGCAGCACAGATCCAAGATGCCCAAAACCAACAACCCCTGCTCCACCAAGGTGTTTCCCAGGTAGCACGGATCCGCGATGCCCCAAGCCTACTACGCCTGAACCACCTCGCTGCTTCCCGGGCAGTACGGACCCCAGATGTCCTAAGCCCACTACACCCGCTCCACCTAATTGTTATCCTGGCAGCACAGATCCAAGATGCCCAAAACCAACAACCCCTGCCCCACCAAGGTGTTTCCCAGGTAGCACGGATCCGCGATGCCCCAAGCCTACTACGCCTGAACCACCTCGCTGCTTCCCGGGCAGTACGGACCCCAGATGTCCTAAGCCCACTACACCCGCTCCACCTAATTGTTATCCTGGCAGCACAGATCCAAGATGCCCAAAACCAACAACCCCTGCCCCACCAAGGTGTTTCCCAGGCAGCACGGATCCGCGATGCCCCAAGCCTACTACGCCAAAGCCTACTAGGCCAGTCTGCTATCCTGGTTCTCCAGATCCTAATTGTCCGCAGCCACCACGTCCGACCACACTTACCCCGCCTACCTATTTGCCTCCTGTTACTTCGCAGCCTAAGTGTTATCCCGGCTCTACAGATTCTCGTTGCCCCAAGCCTACTACACCTGAACCACCTCGCTGCTTCCCGGGCAGTACGGACCCCAGATGTCCTAAGCCCACTACACCCGCTCCACCTAATTGTTATCCCGGCAGCACAGATCCAAGATGCCCAAAACCAACAACCCCTGCACCACCAAGGTGTTTCCCAGGTAGCACAGATCCGCGATGCCCCAAACCTACTACGCCTGAACCACCTCGCTGCTTCCCGGGCAGTACGGACCCCAGATGTCCTAAGCCCACTACACCCGCTCCACCTAATTGTTATCCTGGCAGCACAGATCCGAGATGCCCAAAACCAACAACCCCTGCCCCACCAAGGTGTTTCCCAGGCAGCACGGATCCGCGATGCCCCAAGCCTACTACGCCTGAACCACCTCGCTGCTTCCCGGGCAGTACGGACCCCAGATGTCCTAAGCCAACTACACCCGCTCCACCTAATTGTTATCCTGGCAGCACAGATCCAAGATGCCCAAAACCAACAACCCCTGCCCCACCAAGGTGTTTCCCAGGCAGCACGGATCCGCGATGCCCCAAGCCTACTACGCCAAAGCCTACTAGGCCAGTCTGCTATCCTGGTTCTCCAGATCCTAATTGCCCGCAGCCACCACGTCCGACCACACTTACCCCGCCTACCTATTTGCCTCCTGTAACTTCACAGCCCAAGTGTTATCCCGGCTCTACTGATTCTCGTTGCCCAAAGCCTACTACGCCTGAACCACCTCGCTGCTTCCCGGGCAGCACCGACCCAAGGTGTCCTAAACCTACAACGCCTGAACCACCTCGCTGCTTCCCGGGCAGCACCGACCCAAGGTGTCCTAAACCTACAACGCCCGAGCCACCTCGTTGCTACCCCGGCAGCACCGACCCAAGGTGTCCTAAACCTACAACGCCCGAGCCACCTCGTTGCTACCCCGGCAGCACCGATCCTAGGTGTCCTAAACCTACAACGCCCGAGCCACCTCGTTGCTACCCCGGCAGCACCGATCCTAGGTGTCCTAAACCTACAACGCCCGAGCCACCTCGTTGCTACCCCGGCAGCACCGATCCTAGGTGTCCTAAACCTACAACGCCCGAGCCACCTCGTTGCTACCCCGGCAGCACCGACCCAAGGTGTCCTAAACCTACAACGCCCGAGCCACCTCGTTGCTACCCCGGCAGCACCGACTCAAGGTGTCCTAAACCTACATCGCCAAAGCCTACCAAGCCAGTCTGCTATCCTGGTTCTCCAGATCCTAATTGCCCGCAGCCACCCCGTCCGACCACACTTACACCACCTACCTATTTGCCTCCTGTAACTTCGCAGCCCAAGTGTTATCCCGGCTCTACTGATTCTCGTTGCCCAAAGCCTACTACGCCTGAACCACCTCGCTGCTTCCCGGGCAGCACCGACCCAAGGTGTCCTAAACCTACAACGCCCGAGCCACCTCGTTGCTACCCCGGCAGCACCGATCCTAGGTGTCCTAAACCTACAACGCCCGAGCCACCTCGTTGCTACCCCGGCAGCACCGATCCTAGGTGTCCTAAACCTACAACGCCCGAGCCACCTCGTTGCTACCCCGGCAGCACCGATTCTAGGTGTCCTAAACCTACAACGCCCGAGCCACCTCGTTGCTACCCCGGCAGCACCGATCCTAGGTGTCCTAAACCTACAACGCCCGAGCCACCTCGTTGCTACCCCGGCAGCACTGATCCTAGGTGTCCTAAACCTACAACGCCCGAGCCACCTCGTTGCTACCCCGGCAGCACCGATCCTAGGTGTCCTAAACCTACAACGCCCGAGCCACCTCGTTGCTACCCCGGCAGCACCGATCCTAGGTGTCCTAAACCTACAAAGCCCGAGCCACCTCGTTGCTACCCCGGCAGCACCGATCCTAGGTGTCCTAAACCTACAACGCCCGAGCCACCTCGTTGCTACCCTGGCAGCACCGATCCTAGGTGTCCTAAACCTACAACGCCCGAGCCACCTCGTTGCTACCCCGGCAGCACCGATCCTAGGTGTCCTAAACCTACAACGCCCGAGCCACCTCGTTGCTACCCCGGCAGCACCGACCCAAGGTGTCCTAAACCTACATCACCAAAGCCTACCAAGCCAGTCTGCTATCCTGGTTCTCCAGATCCTAATTGCCCGCAGCCACCCCGTCCGACCACACTTACACCACCTACCTATTTGCCTCCTGTAACTTCACAGCCTAAATGCTATCCAGGTTCAACAGATTCTCGTTGCCCTAAACCTACAACGCCCGAGCCACCTCGTTGCTACCCTGGCAGCACCGACCCAAGGTGTCCTAAACCTACAACGCCCGAGCCACCTCGTTGCTACCCCGGCAGCACCGATCCTAGGTGTCCTAAACCTACAACGCCCGAGCCACCTCGTTGCTACCCCGGCAGCACCGACCCAAGGTGTCCTAAGCCTACAACGCCCGAGCCACCTCGTTGCTACCCCGGCAGCACCGATCCTAGGTGTCCTAAACCTACAACGCCCGAGCCACCTCGTTGCTACCCCGGCAGCACCGATCCTAGGTGTCCTAAACCTACAACGCCCGAGCCACCTCGTTGCTACCCCGGCAGCACCGATCCTAGGTGTCCTAAACCTACAACGCCCGAGCCACCTCGTTGCTACCCCGGCAGCACCGACCCAAGGTGTCCTAAACCTACAACGCCCGAGCCACCTCGTTGCTACCCCGGCAGCACCGACCCAAGGTGTCCTAAACCTACAACGCCCGAGCCACCTCGTTGCTACCCCGGCAGCACCGACCCAAGGTGTCCTAAACCTACAACGCCCGAGCCACCTCGTTGCTACCCCGGCAGCACCGACCCAAGGTGTCCTAAACCTACAACGCCCGAGCCACCTCGTTGCTACCCCGGCAGCACCGATCCTAGGTGTCCTAAACCTACAACGCCCGAGCCACCTCGTTGCTACCCCGGCAGCACCGACCCAAGGTGTCCTAAACCTACAACGCCCGAGCCACCTCGTTGCTACCCCGGCAGCACCGACCCAAGGTGTCCTAAACCTACAACGCCCGAGCCACCTCGTTGCTACCCCGGCAGCACCGACCCAAGGTGTCCTAAACCTACAACGCCCGAGCCACCTCGTTGCTACCCCGGCAGCACCGATCCTAGGTGTCCTAAACCTACAACGCCCGAGCCACCTCGTTGCTACCCCGGCAGCACCGACCCAAGGTGTCCTAAACCTACATCACCAAAGCCTACCAAGCCAGTCTGCTATCCTGGTTCTCCAGATCCTAATTGCCCGCAGCCACCCCGTCCGACCACACTTACACCACCTACCTATTTGCCTCCTGTAACTTCACAGCCTAAATGCTATCCAGGTTCAACAGATTCTCGTTGCCCTAAACCTACAACGCCCGAGCCACCTCGTTGCTACCCTGGCAGCACCGACCCAAGGTGTCCTAAACCTACAACGCCCGAGCCACCTCGTTGCTACCCCGGCAGCACCGATCCTAGGTGTCCTAAACCTACAACGCCCGAGCCACCTCGTTGCTACCCCGGCAGCACCGATCCTAGGTGTCCTAAACCTACAACGCCCGAGCCACCTCGTTGCTACCCCGGCAGCACTGACCCTAGGTGCCCTAAACCTACAACGCCCGAGCCACCTCGTTGCTACCCCGGCAGCACCGATCCTAGGTGTCCTAAACCTACAACGCCCGAGCCACCTCGTTGCTACCCCGGCAGCACTGACCCTAGGTGCCCTAAACCTACAACGCCCGAGCCACCTCGTTGCTACCCCGGCAGCACTGACCCTAGGTGCCCTAAACCTCCCACTCCGAGCTCTTGTTATCCTGGATCCAAGGATCCTAAATGTCCACAGCCGTTTGCCCCAAGTAGTACGAACCCACCTTCCACATACTTACCACCATTCCCAGAAGAAAACGAGGTCAAATCTTCAAGATTTACTAGATTAGTTTCTAAAGACTTCGATGACGAGAAAGTTTACGACGATACGCAATCAGAAATAG ATTCTTTTGAGTTTACAAGAACTCAACCCAGATCCCGAAAAGTGCGAGACATCAGCAGTATTTATGAAACTGTTGAATATGCCACAAATGGAGCTGCCACTATATATATAGCTATGGGTTCTTCAGTATTCATGATCCTTTCAGTCACACTTGccatttatttgtacaataaaaacaagaagAGTAAGATTATTAATACACAAAGCCCATGCTAa